The following coding sequences lie in one Kwoniella dendrophila CBS 6074 chromosome 10, complete sequence genomic window:
- a CDS encoding UDP-glucose 4-epimerase GalE, translating to MTQQPHINGHANGHSNELKRVVVTGGLGYIGSHVVVSLLLTGQYQPIVIDNCHNSYPEALNRCAEIARDELGPDAPQPILHNVDLRDAEAVEGVFSEYDSVGGIWAVIHLAALKAVGESGEIPLSYYRVNVGGSISLFESMAKHNVQNLVFSSSATVYGVPEVIPIPETTHIDAASCYGRTKAMVEDIIRDLCKIPKKDGQSSLRAVSVRYFNPAGAHPSGKLGEEPRGKPGNLLPLLAQMAIGREKSALKIFGTDFPTPDGTCVRDYLHIMDLAYGHVLSLNALAVPPTQKNIFSNCDAETGSFRAFNLGKGKGMSVLNMIDAMRKATGYDYKYEIVGRRRGDVPDLTADPSLAEKELGFVANKNLEEMCRDLWNFQTRHPNGYGSP from the exons ATGACTCAACAACCTCATATAAATGGACATGCCAACGGTCATTCAAATGAACTAAAG CGTGTGGTAGTaacaggtggattaggttaTATTGGATCTCATGTAGTAGTATCGCTATTATTAACAGGTCAATATCAACCAATTGTGATTGATAATTGTCATAATTCATATCCTGAAGCTTTGAACCGATGTGCTGAAATCGCAAGAGACGAATTAGG ACCTGATGCTCCCCAACCAATACTTCACAATGTAGATCTACGTGATGCAGAAGCAGTCGAAGGTGTTTTCAGTGAATATGATTCAGTCGGTGGTATTTGGGCAGTAATCCATTTAGCTGCTTTGAAAGCTGTTGGAGAATCTGGTGAAATACCGTTGAGTTATTATAGAGTCAATGTAGGAGGTTCTATATCGCTTTTCGAG TCAATGGCCAAACACAACGTACAGAACTTGGTCTTCTCCTCTTCAGCAACTGTTTACGGTGTACCTGAAGTAATACCGATTCCTGAAACTACACATATCGACGCCGCTTCATGTTACGGTAGAACCAAAGCAATGGTCGAAGATATCATTAGAGATTTATGTAAAATACCCAAAAAAGATGGTCAAAGTAGTTTGAGAGCTGTTAGTGTTAGATACTTCAA CCCCGCTGGTGCTCACCCTTCAGGTAAACTTGGAGAAGAACCACGAGGTAAACCTGGAAATCTGTTACCGCTGTTAGCTCAGATGGCAATCGGACGAGAAAAGAGTGCATTGAAGATCTTTGGTACTGATTTCCCTACACC CGATGGTACATGTGTAAGAGACTATTTGCATATAATGGATTTAGCATATGGACACGTCTTATCCCTAAATGCATTGGCAGTACCTCCAACACAGAAAAATATCTTTTCAAATTGTGATGCCGAGACCGGATCGTTCAGAGCATTCAActtaggtaaaggtaaaggaatgAGTGTATTGAATATGATAGATGCTATGAGAAAGGCGACTGGTTATGATTATAAATACGAAATCGTTGGTCGAAG ACGAGGAGATGTACCAGATTTGACAGCCGATCCCTCGTTGGCagagaaagaattaggtttCGTAGCCAATAAGAATTTAGAAGAGATGTGTCGAGATTTATGGAATTTCCAAACTCGTCATCCAAATGGATACGGATCCCCTTAA